The following proteins are encoded in a genomic region of Oncorhynchus gorbuscha isolate QuinsamMale2020 ecotype Even-year linkage group LG11, OgorEven_v1.0, whole genome shotgun sequence:
- the LOC124049066 gene encoding GRAM domain-containing protein 2B, translating into MVLMTEQPDRDLTPLSTPEQVVKSVKPVRKDPRGIQSTSEAANGGEDKPRRSASGRSAGDTQVSMDTESDLSESRKKPPLMKFKAVELPSPMQTPSDGETKFEGRKKSQSSQISKTNAQYHKIFKEISKDELLKQSYTCALQKDMLYQGKMFVSDNWICFHSKVFGRDTKIAIPVLSVTLIKKTKTAILVPNALVITSTNKRHVFASFLSRDTTYKLLKSVCVHLDGDNTGSSLITSSAENSFIADCPSSLPLDFSGDFSDLDGVVCQRRQDMLETSSSGSQTPDYEKMAEFPSIPDTFLSAVKNVEVAVHADIHLQTPNQKHGAAHQNGPTKPAQGVVHKVKSLQPVSLNTLLLVYLFLVSVLVLSSCYMAFKIMALEKRLNSLSSVGEYAHNENVVHHRSQVDFNAEIYGELSTNLFKLEKIQRNLRKLLEET; encoded by the exons ATGGTACTTATGACCGAACAACCGGACAGAGATCTAACTCCGTTATCTACGCCAGAACAAGTTGTAAAGTCTGTCAAACCGGTCAGAAAAGATCCGAGGGGGATCCAATCGAC GTCAGAGGCAGCgaatggaggagaggacaagCCCAGGAGGAGTGCCAGTGGGAGGTCTGCTGGGGACACTCAGGTGTCAATGGACACTGAGTCAGACCTCTCAGAGAGCAGGAAGAAACCACCCCTCATGAA ATTTAAGGCTGTGGAGTTGCCTTCCCCGATGCAAACTCCAAGTGACGGTGAAACTAAGTTTGAAGGAAGAAAGAAATCCCAGTCCAGCCAG ATATCCAAGACAAATGCCCAGTACCATAAAATATTCAAAGAAATCAGCAAGGATGAGTTACTGAAACAAA GTTACACCTGTGCACTGCAGAAAGACATGCTGTATCAGGGCAAAATGTTTGTGTCTGATAACTGGATATGTTTCCACTCCAAAGTCTTCGGCAGAGATACTAAG ATTGctattcctgtactctctgtgACTCTTATCAAGAAGACCAAAACTGCCATTTTGGTTCCAAATGCACTCGTTATCACATCCACAAACAAAAGG CACGTATTTGCATCATTCCTATCCCGAGATACAACCTATAAACTCCTGAAATCCGTCTGCGTTCATCTGGAT GGGGACAATACAGGGAGCAGCCTCATTACTTCCTCTGCTGAGAATAGCTTCATAGCCGATTGtccctcctcacttcctctg GATTTCTCTGGAGACTTCTCAGACCTGGATGGGGTTGTGTGCCAGAGGAGGCAAGACATGCTGGAGACCAGCAGCTCAGGCTCCCAGACCCCAGACTATGAGAAAATGGCGG AGTTCCCCAGCATCCCAGACACGTTCCTGAGCGCGGTGAAGAACGTAGAGGTGGCGGTGCACGCAGACATCCACCTCCAGACCCCCAACCAAAAACACGGAGCCGCTCACCAGAACG GTCCGACCAAGCCTGCCCAGGGTGTTGTACACAAAGTGAAATCGCTACAGCCAGTGTCGTTGAACACCCTTCTACTCGTCTATTTGTTCCT AGTTAGTGTCCTTGTCTTGTCTTCGTGTTACATGGCCTTCAAGATTATGGCTCTTGAGAAGCGGCTGAACTCGTTGAGTTCCGTGGGGGAGTATGCACACAACGA AAACGTTGTGCATCACAGATCGCAGGTCGACTTCAATGCCGAAATCTATGGGGAGCTGTCTACAAACCTGTTCAAGCTAGAAAAG ATTCAGAGAAATCTCCGTAAGCTACTTGAAGAGACCTGA
- the LOC124047695 gene encoding uncharacterized protein LOC124047695 — protein sequence MTSGGGPCGRTERVRHEPHYDQVPPGSLRRNELFDLQPLRYQRSTELALSSDPLPPPPLPDQPPVGPEYDPSVSEDNPDPDPDPHLELDPALDIKPVHRFIPDSWKSFFRGTSLRSSKPCPMPASSSSSNNNNSTSGGVRCSPPHSPSLPRSYRDPYGGSGGSSYNSRKELLGVGDHQESISGRTLHTALTYSERVEEYHERYGYMKSWAGLLRILGCVELLLGAAVFACVCAYVHKDNEWFNMFGYSSPGSAYGGYGGGMYGAGTGGSYYSGPQTPFVLVVAGLAWIVTVILLVIGMTMYYRTILLDSSWWPLTEFTINLAMAVLYMAAAVVYVRDTTRGGLCSLPIFNNGINGAFCRTEAGQTAAIIFLFITMVIYLIGAIVCLKLWRHEQARMYREKYGLEMHTTDFPAARSLMPVPEPIQGSTVVPIQAAVPKAGPPKVLQGAIPSGHIPKPVIMPDYIAKYPTIRTVDERDQYRAVFNDQYSEYKELHADVQATTRKFDELDAMMRALPQHPNSQMEYDRVNKILQEYQRKKNDPTFQEKRERCEYLKNKLAHIKQKIHEYDKVMEWNDGYGAGHILTMQHLNKVWPVIEDRTEFHQKALVLDALTIFQQSSNSFKERETLRAPGMSSKPNGSPPPYESDGYHEPPQPAYSYYPDDEFQHFYKWTSPPGIIKLMAIIVIVLCVAIFACVASTLAWDSQGAMSGFGGYGGSSYGGSSYGGSSYGGGGYSGSFGGGAYGAGNNYGYGGLGGNYNDPRTGKGFIIAMAAFSFITALVIFIIVVSRHGLSESRRFYLAVVIICAILALLMLIATIVYLVAVNPMAQSTGSIYGSQLAGLCAQYQGPQASGMLVNQYLYHYCVVEPQEAIAIVFGFLVMAALIIMMVFALKTRQKIRNHGKSNVLWRKVKVINEEAPPQDVEAWVNNVSGFPDEGVVLTDYPEKFGGSRSHLDDTSTNYDKPPYNDSPAAIISHGWYCGSTHSLSHPRKSSKTTPPPVVCDFPVHSSAPYSSGSEMASSAAGKPKKRRAGRPRRTDGQDTDYASSGDELDDDNDFDSEFPTIANEQERVDYKREFDRDHQEYKDLQGELDIINKSLSEVDRELDELQEGSPQFLDAMEKYNRLKDIKKSADYQLKKRRCKYLKAKLSHIKRMVADYDRRA from the exons ATGACCTCTGGAGGAGGTCCCTGCGGCCGCACTGAGCGTGTCCGTCATGAACCCCATTACGACCAGGTCCCGCCAGGCTCCCTACGCCGAAACGAACTCTTTGACCTTCAACCCCTGAGGTACCAGCGGAGCACCGAACTAGCCCTGAGCTCTGATCCCCTTCCGCCCCCTCCCCTGCCCGACCAGCCCCCTGTGGGGCCCGAGTATGACCCCAGCGTCAGTGAGGACAACCCAGACCCTGACCCAGATCCACACCTCGAACTAGACCCTGCCCTCGACATCAAACCGGTCCACCGTTTCATCCCTGACTCGTGGAAGAGCTTCTTCCGAGGGACCAGTCTCCGCAGCAGCAAGCCCTGCCCCatgcctgcctcctcctcctcctctaacaacaacaacagcaccaGTGGCGGGGTGCGCTGCTCGCCCCCACACTCGCCCTCCCTGCCCAGATCCTACCGGGACCCCTATGGGGGGTCGGGGGGAAGCAGCTACAACTCCCGCAAGGAGCTCCTGGGAGTGGGTGACCACCAAGAGTCAATTTCGGGACGCACACTCCACACGGCGCTCACCTACAGCGAGCGGGTGGAAGAGTACCACGAGCGCTACGGCTACATGAAGTCCTGGGCGGGCCTGCTGAGGATTCTGGGATGTGTGGAGCTGCTGCTGGGTGCAGCGGTGTTCGCCTGCGTGTGCGCGTACGTGCACAAGGACAACGAGTGGTTCAACATGTTTGGCTACTCCTCGCCTGGAAGTGCATACGGAGGCTACGGAGGTGGGATGTACGGAGCGGGCACCGGAGGGTCCTATTATTCGGGTCCTCAGACTCCGTTTGTGTTAGTTGTGGCGGGGCTGGCCTGGATCGTGACTGTGATATTGTTGGTGATAGGGATGACTATGTACTACCGCACCATCCTACTGGATTCCTCCTGGTGGCCCCTGACAGAGTTTACTATAAACCTGGCCATGGCCGTGCTCTACATGGCTGCAG CTGTAGTCTACGTCAGGGACACCACGCGGGGCGGTCTCTGCTCCCTTCCCATCTTCAACAATGGCATCAACGGGGCTTTTTGTCGCACCGAGGCCGGACAGACAGCCGCCATCATCTTTCTGTTCATCACCATGGTGATCTACCTGATCGGGGCCATTGTGTGTCTGAAGTTGTGGCGGCACGAGCAGGCACGCATGTACCGGGAAAAGTATGGCCTGGAG ATGCATACGACAGATTTCCCTGCGGCGCGGTCTTTG ATGCCGGTTCCAGAGCCAATTCAGGGTTCTACTGTGGTTCCCATCCAGGCTGCGGTACCCAAGGCAGGGCCACCGAAGGTTCTACAGGGAGCTATCCCTTCTGGTCACATCCCCAAACCAGTCATCATGCCTGACTATATAGC TAAGTACCCAACCATCCGTACGGTCGATGAGCGGGACCAGTACCGGGCTGTGTTCAATGACCAGTACTCTGAGTACAAGGAGCTCCACGCCGACGTGCAGGCCACCACCAGGAAGTTTGACGAGCTGGACGCCATGATGCGTGCCCTACCCCAGCACCCCAACAGTCAGATG GAGTATGACCGCGTAAACAAAATCCTTCAGGAGTACCAAAGGAAGAAAAAT GATCCTACGTTCCAGGAGAAGAGGGAGCGCTGTGAATACCTGAAGAACAAACTGGCCCACATTAAACAGAAGATCCACGAGTACGACAAGGTCATGGAGTGGAACGATGGCTACG GGGCGGGTCATATTTTGACGATGCAACACCTGAACAAGGTGTGGCCTGTTATTGAGGATCGGACGGAATTTCACCAGAAAGCACTGGTGTTAGACGCGCTGACTATTTTCCAACAG AGCTCAAACAgttttaaagagagagagacccttcgGGCCCCAGGAATGTCTTCCAAGCCCAACGGGAGTCCGCCTCCCTATGAGTCAGATGGATA TCATGAGCCACCCCAACCGGCGTACTCCTACTACCCTGACGATGAGTTCCAGCACTTCTACAAATGGACGTCTCCCCCGGGCATCATCAAGCTGATGGCCATCATCGTCATTGTCCTCTGTGTGGCCATATTCGCCTGTGTGGCCTCTACGCTGGCCTGGGACAGCCAGGGGGCCATGTCTGGCTTCGGTGGTTACGGGGGCAGCTCGTATGGGGGCAGCTCGTATGGGGGCAGCTCGTACGGAGGCGGTGGTTACTCCGGTAGCTTTGGTGGAGGTGCCTATGGTGCCGGTAACAACTATGGCTACGGTGGACTCGGCGGGAACTACAATGACCCTCGCACTGGCAAAGGATTCATCATTGCCATGGCAGCATTCAGCTTCATCACGGCCCTtgtcattttcatcattgtgGTGTCGAGGCATGGCCTGTCGGAGTCTAGAAGGTTCTACCTAGCTGTGGTGATCATCTGTGCTATCCTGGCCCTGCTGATGCTCATAGCGACTATAGTGTACCTGGTGGCGGTGAACCCCATGGCTCAATCTACAGGGTCGATCTATGGGAGCCAGCTGGCAGGCCTGTGTGCCCAGTACCAGGGCCCCCAGGCTTCAGGAATGTTGGTCAACCAGTATCTCTACCATTACTGTGTGGTGGAGCCTCAGGAG GCCATAGCGATAGTGTTTGGCTTCCTGGTGATGGCGGCTCTGATCATCATGATGGTGTTTGCCTTAAAGACGCGCCAGAAAATCAGGAATCATGGCAAGTCCAACGTCCTGTGGAGGAAGGTGAAGGTCATCAACGAGGAGGCCCCGCCCCAGGACGTGGAGGCATGG GTGAACAATGTGTCAGGTTTTCCTGATGAAGGTGTGGTGCTGACCGACTACCCAGAGAAGTTTGGAGGATCCAGGAGTCACCTGGACGACACCAGCACCAACTACGACAAACCTCCCTACAATGACAGCCCAGC TGCAATCATCAGTCATGGATGGTACTGTGGGTCAACTCACAGCTTATCTCACCCCAGAAAGTCAAGCAAAACAACACC tcctccagtagtaTGTGACTTCCCTGTGCACAGTAGCGCCCCCTACAGCAGTGGCTCAGAGATGGCCAGCTCAGCAGCAGGGAAGCCCAAGAAGAGACGGGCTGGTCGTCCTCGCCGTACTGATGGACAGGATACAGACTACGCTTCCTCTGGGGACGAGCTGGACGACGACAATGACTtcgacag tgagTTCCCCACCATTGCCAATGAGCAGGAACGTGTGGACTACAAGCGTGAGTTTGACCGGGATCACCAGGAGTACAAGGACCTGCAAGGAGAGCTGGACATCATCAACAAGAGTCTGTCAGAGGTGGACAGAGAGCTGGATGAGCTGCAGGAGGGAAGCCCCCAGTTCCTG GATGCTATGGAAAAGTACAACAGGCTAAAGGACATAAAGAAG TCAGCAGATTACCAGTTGAAGAAGCGCAGGTGTAAATACCTGAAGGCCAAACTGTCCCACATCAAGAGGATGGTCGCTGACTACGATCGCAGGGCCTGA